Sequence from the Thermocaproicibacter melissae genome:
GAAATATCAAAACGCATATCGCAATCAAAGCGAAATGTTCTTTTCGCCATTTCTTTGCCCAGAAATCCATCCGTTCTTTGGCGGTGAAACTGCTGTTCTGCAGCGCTTCCACCAAATTGGCATCGGCTTTTTTGCGGAATTCTTCCGAAGGAATTCTTTCGCCTGAAACCAGTTCATTCATGCTGACATCGAATTCTTCACTGAGCATTTTCAGCATTTCAATATCCGGCATATAATTTCCGTTTTCCCAGCGGGAAATCGTCTTATTCGTGACGCCGAGCTTTTTGCCGAGTGCCTCTTGCGTCAGATTTTTTTCTTTGCGAAGCTGTGCAAGAAACCGACCGAATTTTTTCTGATCCATCGTATAACCTCCTCGCT
This genomic interval carries:
- a CDS encoding helix-turn-helix domain-containing protein, which gives rise to MDQKKFGRFLAQLRKEKNLTQEALGKKLGVTNKTISRWENGNYMPDIEMLKMLSEEFDVSMNELVSGERIPSEEFRKKADANLVEALQNSSFTAKERMDFWAKKWRKEHFALIAICVLIFLAVLIVALVKRWSLLVSVLPVIVLIVYAVLKNREMIYVEARVYGSTPVAEEKAKLH